GGGGACGGCGGCGGCCGCACTGCTCCTGGGGCGTACGGGCCGCTGGTCCTGAACCCCCGCCCCGGGTGAGGGAGATGCCGTGGAACTGGCCCAAGTACGACTGCTCGTAACGGACTTCAGCGCCTGCTACCACTTCTACGCCGACATCCTCGGCCTCAAGCCGCAGTCGGGGGCGGTGGACGGGCCGTACGAGAAGTTCAGCCCGGCGGCCGGTTCCGCGGGCATCGCGCTCCAGGACCGCTCCATGATGGCCCAGCTCCTCGACGAGCTGGGGGAGTCGGCGACCGGACACCGCTCACTGGTGGTGCTGCGGGTCGACGACCTCGACGCCCACTGCCGCCGGATCGCCGAACGCGGCGGCACCATCGCCCAGGGCCCCGCCCCCCTGACGGACCGCATGCGGGTCGCCCACCTCAAGGACCCGGAGGGAAACTTGGTGGAACTACAG
This Streptomyces sp. NBC_01283 DNA region includes the following protein-coding sequences:
- a CDS encoding VOC family protein produces the protein MELAQVRLLVTDFSACYHFYADILGLKPQSGAVDGPYEKFSPAAGSAGIALQDRSMMAQLLDELGESATGHRSLVVLRVDDLDAHCRRIAERGGTIAQGPAPLTDRMRVAHLKDPEGNLVELQEWLLLRG